In a genomic window of Xylophilus rhododendri:
- a CDS encoding LeuD/DmdB family oxidoreductase small subunit encodes MNPLQDFPATGRAWVFGDDLNTDLLAPGGYMKFGIAEIARHCLESLEPRFAQEARPGDIIFAGRNFGAGSSREQAAEVLRHMGIACVVAVSFSGLYYRNGFNLGLPLLVCPEANTVADGAPVACDLDGARILDHASGRVLACEPIPPHLVAMIRDGGLLPHLAKRLAAERAALTSKDTA; translated from the coding sequence ATGAACCCGCTCCAGGACTTTCCCGCCACCGGCCGCGCCTGGGTCTTCGGCGACGACCTCAACACCGACCTGCTGGCTCCCGGCGGCTACATGAAGTTCGGCATCGCCGAGATCGCCAGGCACTGCCTGGAATCGCTGGAGCCGCGCTTCGCGCAGGAAGCCAGGCCGGGCGACATCATCTTCGCCGGCCGCAACTTCGGCGCGGGCTCTTCCCGCGAGCAGGCCGCCGAGGTGCTGCGCCACATGGGCATCGCCTGCGTGGTGGCCGTGTCCTTCTCGGGCCTGTACTACCGCAACGGCTTCAACCTCGGCCTGCCGCTGCTGGTCTGCCCCGAGGCGAACACCGTGGCCGATGGCGCCCCGGTGGCCTGCGACCTGGACGGCGCCCGCATCCTCGACCACGCCAGCGGCCGGGTGCTCGCCTGCGAACCGATTCCCCCCCACTTGGTGGCCATGATCCGCGACGGCGGCCTGCTGCCCCATCTTGCCAAACGCCTCGCGGCCGAACGCGCGGCCCTCACCTCCAAAGACACCGCATGA
- a CDS encoding isocitrate lyase/PEP mutase family protein: MSTDFKTRLQSPAIVTAPGVYDAFSALLVEQAGFEAAYLSGASIAYTRFGRPDIGLLSLDDVANVTGNIRERVGLHLIVDADTGFGNALNVQRTVRLLERAGATAIQLEDQTSPKRCGHLDGKTIISSTEMAGKIRAACDARRDAGTLIIARTDAVAVEGLEPALERAERYAEAGADVLFVEALRTQADMATALQRLSHRAPMLANMVEGGKTPILPGEQLQALGYRIAIFPGGTVRALSFALQGYLASLREHGTTEPWWPQMLQFDRLNQVIGTPEMLASGKKYE, from the coding sequence ATGAGCACCGATTTCAAGACCCGGCTCCAGTCGCCCGCCATCGTCACCGCCCCGGGCGTGTACGACGCCTTCTCCGCCCTGCTGGTGGAGCAGGCCGGCTTCGAGGCCGCCTACCTCTCCGGCGCCAGCATTGCCTACACCCGTTTCGGCCGGCCCGACATCGGCCTGCTCTCGCTGGACGACGTGGCCAATGTCACCGGCAACATCCGCGAGCGGGTCGGCCTGCACCTGATCGTGGATGCCGATACCGGCTTCGGCAACGCCCTCAACGTGCAGCGCACGGTGCGCCTGCTGGAGCGCGCCGGCGCCACGGCCATCCAGCTGGAGGACCAGACCAGCCCCAAGCGCTGCGGCCACCTCGACGGCAAGACCATCATCTCCAGCACCGAGATGGCCGGCAAGATCCGCGCGGCCTGCGATGCGCGGCGCGATGCCGGCACCCTCATCATCGCCCGCACCGATGCGGTGGCGGTCGAAGGCCTGGAGCCCGCTCTGGAGCGCGCCGAGCGTTATGCCGAGGCCGGCGCCGACGTGCTCTTCGTCGAGGCCCTGCGCACCCAGGCGGACATGGCCACCGCTCTGCAGCGCCTGTCGCACCGCGCACCCATGCTGGCCAATATGGTCGAAGGCGGCAAGACGCCCATCCTGCCCGGCGAGCAGCTGCAGGCCCTGGGCTACCGCATCGCAATCTTCCCCGGCGGCACGGTGCGTGCGCTCAGCTTCGCGCTGCAGGGCTACCTGGCCAGCCTGCGCGAGCACGGCACCACCGAACCCTGGTGGCCGCAAATGCTGCAGTTCGACCGGCTCAACCAGGTGATCGGCACGCCCGAGATGCTGGCCAGCGGCAAGAAGTACGAATAG
- a CDS encoding 3-isopropylmalate dehydratase large subunit, which translates to MAAAATPQTPAQTLAQKLVARAAGRETVTPGEILTCRVDLAMMHDSGGPRRVKPMLEKLGARVWDPDKVVVVTDHYVPAYDADSRAIVQIARDWVKEAGIRRFHDGEGICHVVVPQKGYLRPGMFAVGGDSHSPTGGAFGAYMFGVGATEMLGVLVTGEIWLKVPHTIRMHWDGRLPPGVSAKDMMLYLCTRFGMDGGQYQAVEYAGPAVAALSMQERMTLSNMTAELGAQAGLVAPDQVTADWLAAAGATDVDIAGWHTDEGAPLLADHRLDASTLAPQVAEPHSPAHGRDADALRGVAINLAYVGACTGAKLDDLRMAAQVLRGRKVAKGVRLLVAPASALDQSRAEAEGVLGALTDAGAELLPNSCGACAGYGAHTFGDDVVAISTTARNFKGRMGSAASQVYLASPWTVAASAVAGRVADPREMLA; encoded by the coding sequence ATGGCCGCAGCCGCCACACCCCAGACACCGGCGCAGACCCTGGCCCAGAAGCTGGTCGCCCGCGCCGCCGGACGCGAGACGGTCACGCCGGGCGAGATCCTCACCTGCCGGGTCGACCTGGCCATGATGCATGACTCGGGCGGGCCCCGGCGCGTCAAGCCCATGCTGGAGAAGCTGGGCGCCCGGGTCTGGGATCCGGACAAGGTCGTTGTCGTCACCGACCACTACGTGCCCGCCTACGACGCCGACAGCCGCGCCATCGTGCAGATCGCGCGCGACTGGGTGAAGGAGGCCGGCATCCGGCGCTTCCACGACGGCGAGGGCATCTGCCATGTCGTCGTGCCGCAGAAGGGCTATCTGCGCCCCGGCATGTTCGCCGTGGGCGGCGACAGCCACTCGCCCACCGGCGGCGCCTTCGGCGCCTATATGTTCGGCGTGGGCGCCACCGAGATGCTGGGCGTGCTGGTCACCGGAGAGATCTGGCTGAAGGTGCCGCACACCATCCGCATGCACTGGGACGGCCGGCTGCCGCCGGGCGTCTCGGCCAAGGACATGATGCTCTACCTGTGCACCCGCTTCGGCATGGACGGCGGCCAGTACCAGGCGGTCGAATACGCCGGCCCGGCGGTGGCGGCGCTGTCGATGCAGGAACGCATGACGCTCTCCAACATGACCGCCGAACTCGGTGCCCAGGCCGGCCTGGTGGCGCCCGACCAGGTGACGGCCGACTGGCTGGCCGCCGCCGGCGCGACCGACGTGGACATCGCCGGCTGGCACACGGACGAAGGCGCGCCGCTGCTGGCCGACCACCGCCTGGACGCCAGTACCCTGGCGCCCCAGGTGGCCGAGCCGCACAGCCCCGCCCATGGCCGCGATGCCGATGCGCTGCGTGGCGTGGCGATCAACCTGGCCTACGTCGGTGCCTGCACCGGCGCCAAGCTCGACGACCTGCGCATGGCCGCGCAGGTGCTGCGCGGCCGCAAGGTGGCCAAGGGCGTGCGCCTGCTGGTGGCCCCGGCCAGCGCGCTGGACCAGTCGCGCGCCGAAGCGGAAGGCGTGCTCGGTGCGCTGACCGATGCCGGCGCCGAACTGCTGCCCAACAGCTGCGGCGCCTGCGCCGGCTACGGCGCCCACACCTTCGGCGACGATGTCGTCGCCATCAGCACCACGGCGCGCAACTTCAAGGGCCGCATGGGCTCGGCCGCCTCGCAGGTCTACCTGGCCTCGCCCTGGACCGTGGCCGCCTCGGCCGTGGCGGGACGTGTGGCCGATCCCCGGGAGATGCTGGCATGA
- a CDS encoding GntR family transcriptional regulator produces MPTADTALPRFHQLRLILRERLKTGVYPQGLPLPGERLLAEEFGVARVTVRSALARLEEEGLVLRLRGKGTLPAAQAELPPHLKLRGGLLDNIVTMGLRTRVTVLERRLIAAPSHAAEALQLAPGTRVLKVVRVRRFKGQPIAYTEVFLPQDLAPAVEKTVLQEMPMLVALERHGVRVVSADQTLGAALADLHVAEALRVAAGVPLLRVSRVAVDDQGRPVQFLTGLYHPERYEYHMQLSRVGDATKVWIENDRPPEAAG; encoded by the coding sequence ATGCCCACTGCCGACACCGCCCTGCCCCGCTTCCACCAGCTGCGCCTGATCCTGCGCGAGCGGCTGAAGACCGGCGTCTACCCGCAAGGCCTGCCGCTGCCGGGCGAACGCCTGCTGGCCGAGGAATTCGGCGTGGCCCGTGTCACCGTGCGCTCGGCCCTGGCCCGGCTGGAGGAGGAAGGCCTGGTGCTGCGCCTGCGCGGCAAGGGCACGCTGCCGGCGGCGCAGGCCGAGCTGCCGCCCCACCTGAAGCTGCGTGGCGGCCTGCTGGACAACATCGTCACTATGGGCCTGCGCACCCGCGTGACGGTGCTGGAGCGCCGGCTGATCGCCGCCCCCTCGCATGCCGCCGAGGCGCTGCAACTCGCCCCCGGCACCCGGGTGCTGAAGGTGGTGCGGGTGCGCAGGTTCAAGGGCCAGCCGATCGCCTATACGGAAGTCTTCCTGCCGCAGGACCTGGCGCCGGCGGTGGAGAAGACCGTGCTGCAGGAAATGCCGATGCTGGTGGCGCTGGAGCGGCACGGCGTGCGGGTGGTGTCGGCCGACCAGACCCTGGGCGCCGCCCTGGCCGACCTGCATGTGGCCGAGGCCCTGCGGGTGGCGGCCGGCGTGCCGCTGCTGCGGGTGTCGCGGGTGGCGGTGGACGACCAGGGGCGGCCGGTGCAGTTCCTCACGGGGCTCTATCACCCGGAGCGCTATGAGTACCACATGCAGCTGTCGCGGGTGGGGGATGCGACCAAGGTGTGGATTGAGAACGATCGGCCACCCGAGGCGGCCGGCTAG